The following nucleotide sequence is from Lacinutrix sp. Hel_I_90.
AATACATATTTACATCTCCTAATACTTCAAAAGCCTCAGCATTTTCTTTTACAGAATTGCTTTTTTTTATGCCTTCGGCAATGAACTGCATGCTTTTTTCCGCAGAAATCTTTTTATAAGTTGTTGCAGAGTCTATTAAATTATTAAAGGTGTTATTTTGTTTCGCTTTGAATAGGTTTACATCGCTACTTCCGGTCCTGGGCATAACATCTACAGTAATACGATCATCGTCTTTAATGGTGTAGTAAATGGTTTCAAAATCTTCATGACTTATGGTGAGTTCGTCTCCTTGCTTTACCTTAATTCTAAATTCACCAGCATTATTAGAAGCCGTATAAGCACCCCCATTTACCTGAATATTCACATCACTTACCGGTTCGTATGTTGCATTTTCACGCACAAAACCTCTTACAGAAAAAAAAGCGTCTCTGTCTTTAGCTGTTGAACTTTTCATATCCTGAGTCTGAGCCAGTATTACTATTGGACACAAAAGAAAAAAAAGACTACATATATAGGTGGTGATTTGTTTCATTTATTATTTCTATTCGATAAACTTACACACTTTAATTGGCATATTAAAATACGTTTTCATCAAATCACGTATAAAAAGCAACACTCTGCCTTGTTTACTCATTCAAAAAAGGAGTCACACTCATTGTTATATAGCATTCACTCATTCTGGATTTTTTCTTTTAAACATTACACATAGGTTTGTAACTCACTTAAAAAGAGATACAATGAAACTAAAATTTTATGTCCTATTGGTATTACTTAGCACATTTGCTTCGGCACAAATTAAAGGCAATGCTCCTGCTGTTTACGGACAGAATGTGATGAGTAGCGCAGATTTAGGCAACGCCCAAGTCTATGGTGCTACTACGGCTTTTAGGCAACAGCAATTAGTACCAAACGCAAACATAACTATTGATGTAAAGGCACTTAATAATGTAGTCGCAGATGCCTATACTGCTGTTTTTAATTTGGTGCAAATTGGAGAAACCAGTCAAGACACTAACACCTTAATGAATGAGCGTGTGAATAAAGTTAAAACGGAATTAATTACTCATGGCATAAATAGCAACGACATCGTGATCGATGTTATTTCTTTCGTGCCCGTTTACGAAACCGTCGTTGAGAAAAAATTATTTAGCAAAAAATACAATGAAGTCCCTGTTGGTTTTGAACTACAACAAAACATTCATGTAAAATTTTCTAAAGTAAATCAATTTGAGAAAATCCTGTCGGCTTGCGCTAATAACGAAATTTACAACTTAGTAAAAGTCGATTACTTTATTGAGGATATTAAAGCGGTTTACA
It contains:
- a CDS encoding SIMPL domain-containing protein (The SIMPL domain is named for its presence in mouse protein SIMPL (signalling molecule that associates with mouse pelle-like kinase). Bacterial member BP26, from Brucella, was shown to assemble into a channel-like structure, while YggE from E. coli has been associated with resistance to oxidative stress.), coding for MKLKFYVLLVLLSTFASAQIKGNAPAVYGQNVMSSADLGNAQVYGATTAFRQQQLVPNANITIDVKALNNVVADAYTAVFNLVQIGETSQDTNTLMNERVNKVKTELITHGINSNDIVIDVISFVPVYETVVEKKLFSKKYNEVPVGFELQQNIHVKFSKVNQFEKILSACANNEIYNLVKVDYFIEDIKAVYTNLRAEILKVLKEKQQFYKDLGFDLTDYKPIIADTKYCYFPKEFYKHYEAFACTSLEAIKKNQGVLSAEKQISYYYDPLSFKAYDVVLNAAIVEPVIQVGMEIKLQYAERPKEEAPKEKEVIKNKFFMVSDEGTINVKELKLEN